One genomic segment of Bremerella alba includes these proteins:
- a CDS encoding Wadjet anti-phage system protein JetD domain-containing protein translates to MIRPDEVKQKAVNLYPKWQQAWLNDEPFFPRSIPCDRTLDENLAVARASILALKTNSKEILGYGYTVHWKERNSRQHGKNLFPERIEIESEEDFLQLIGKQKEFDSFKSAVRAIRDHYPQLIPWIRSHRRSFIAVTESLTGLLSVIDYLVKNPRPNCFARELPLPVDTKFVEREQKTLRPWLDLVLPPHAIRADEEHFFRRFGVRYAEPQIHVRFLDEHIRQIARSPWAECSVPLHSLAQKPLPGERVLLVENKINLLTLPPVANCIAIGGLGNSVTDLRYVTWLNEREVWYWGDIDVEGFEILSRLRVFLPETHSMMMDNFTVTTWAGSIGGQGNLRRGGTLRNLTTQESLAYQVCSEENLRVEQERLPQSFVNRTLNDIFLET, encoded by the coding sequence ATGATCCGGCCAGACGAGGTCAAGCAAAAGGCAGTCAATCTGTATCCAAAGTGGCAGCAAGCCTGGCTTAACGATGAGCCATTTTTCCCCCGGAGCATTCCGTGTGACAGGACACTAGATGAGAATCTGGCCGTTGCACGAGCGTCCATTTTGGCCTTGAAAACCAACTCGAAGGAGATTCTAGGATACGGGTATACCGTTCATTGGAAAGAGCGGAATTCTCGTCAGCATGGGAAGAATCTCTTTCCTGAACGAATTGAGATTGAGTCAGAGGAAGACTTTCTCCAACTTATCGGAAAGCAAAAAGAGTTTGATAGCTTCAAGTCCGCTGTTCGAGCAATACGAGATCACTACCCGCAGCTCATTCCTTGGATTCGGTCCCACCGTCGGAGCTTCATCGCGGTAACAGAATCACTAACAGGGCTACTCAGTGTGATTGATTATCTTGTCAAGAATCCTCGGCCAAATTGCTTCGCGAGGGAACTCCCGCTACCAGTCGATACAAAATTTGTCGAACGCGAACAGAAGACCCTTCGTCCGTGGCTAGATCTTGTCTTGCCACCACATGCAATTCGTGCCGATGAGGAGCACTTCTTTAGACGATTTGGTGTACGATATGCCGAACCCCAAATTCACGTTCGCTTTCTAGACGAACACATTCGGCAAATAGCCAGGTCACCGTGGGCTGAATGTTCTGTTCCACTTCACAGCCTGGCGCAGAAACCACTACCGGGAGAAAGAGTATTGCTTGTTGAAAACAAGATCAACCTTCTAACGCTTCCACCGGTCGCTAACTGCATCGCCATAGGAGGACTTGGCAACTCTGTCACTGATCTCCGTTACGTGACATGGCTCAACGAGAGAGAGGTTTGGTACTGGGGAGACATCGACGTCGAGGGTTTCGAGATTCTTTCGCGGCTTCGAGTTTTCTTGCCGGAAACTCACAGCATGATGATGGATAACTTTACTGTTACAACTTGGGCCGGATCGATAGGTGGGCAAGGAAATCTTAGAAGAGGAGGCACACTTCGGAATCTGACTACACAGGAAAGCTTGGCATACCAAGTTTGTAGTGAGGAGAATCTGCGAGTTGAACAGGAACGCTTACCGCAGAGTTTTGTAAATCGCACGCTGAACGATATTTTCTTAGAGACATGA
- a CDS encoding ATP-binding protein — protein MVFQNSLPFESSAARGYRLEKVELFNWGTFDGQIYRATPAGNSALLIGQNGSGKSTLVDALLTLLVRPGVRNFNVAAGAKKRERDERSYLLGAYDRSSDEDHQNIRVKYLRPKGGAYSVILASFRNEDISKIFTIAQVLYLASDHSVEKIYCFSDDERSIQTDFGQLQTSESILKILKQRGLRATRTFQEYEGWFTKTTRVKNKAMEVFNQTVAVKDIQKLNDFIRNHMLEAHDWGDKVDRLLGHFTQLSEAHDSLVRVRQQRDLLEPVAIAGKEYREIERSLKEAETLLNASPVYFSQRTVDLFVPAIEEREQEIASICKSRERLEAEIVTLRENCRTIQNQIDKVGGDRLRLIPGLIDVARTKSSHKRSVYSEFQIALTTLSLERNVESISAFESMQAKLPSLQAELESQLNDTTEHQNNTLLQRGDVRKQLAEFRDELAGLELRKENIPEWCVRLRRLLCDELGVAIRDLPFAAELMQVRDDENMWESSIEKVLRGLALSLLVPDRFYGLVSTHVERTRLAIDGRGQRLVYLRVAEQSTNHSARPLDEQSLIRKLNLRDGHSLLPWLTAELRDRFDYRCCDTVEEFQSCRGLALTLNRHVKSGRQRHEKDDRDQAINPRNFVLGWDNREKKRRLSVEVSRLAAIEKQLSTQIELLSEELSVLRQSINAIVDIQKVKNFDDIDFTRHEEEIKNLEREREVIESQSDELMTFKSRLIESQDSLKKIEESRDRLIGDERELKSHNSQARQILSNARKHLEQCQDDNALERLLPIFVDLDLHFTNSPLTSETIFENKQRWQDLQNQKISQLRDDIEPKRNRLTDAMAKFLRSCPEESNDLRTSTDYLDAFLELRQHILDEDLPRHEQRFKERLNQKVIEEIGLFRNALEQERRGIESKIEILNVSLKKLEYRPGTHIELQPRPIRDSDITAFQMQLRECIEGSFEDTVEANEARFLRIKDLIVDLRNDDKRRWREKVTDVRRWFDFVAAVIDRSTLETVSVYQDSSGQSGGEKAKLAFTILVAAIAYQYDLEPEHPVSDRFQFVVVDEMFSKVDDQHAEYALELFQQFGLQLLIVAPLDAKARVTQSYVGCYLHVVKKDNRSSIYEMTATEFDEIAEADSRAGETYT, from the coding sequence ATGGTTTTTCAGAATAGCCTCCCATTTGAATCATCTGCAGCACGTGGATATCGACTCGAGAAAGTAGAGTTATTCAACTGGGGTACTTTCGATGGGCAAATCTATCGCGCCACACCCGCTGGCAATTCGGCGCTACTGATCGGGCAAAATGGCTCTGGCAAATCGACGCTTGTCGATGCTTTGCTAACTCTGTTGGTGCGACCTGGTGTTCGAAACTTCAACGTTGCAGCCGGAGCCAAGAAACGTGAACGGGACGAACGATCTTACCTTCTTGGCGCATATGATCGGTCAAGCGATGAAGATCATCAAAACATTCGAGTAAAGTATCTCCGGCCAAAAGGCGGTGCATACTCTGTCATTCTTGCCAGCTTCCGAAATGAAGATATCAGCAAGATCTTTACCATCGCACAGGTTCTTTACCTCGCTTCCGATCATAGCGTGGAAAAGATCTATTGCTTTTCGGACGATGAGCGTTCGATTCAAACTGACTTTGGCCAGCTACAAACGTCTGAGTCGATCTTGAAGATTCTAAAGCAGCGAGGATTGCGCGCAACGCGGACGTTTCAAGAGTACGAAGGGTGGTTTACAAAAACGACCCGCGTAAAAAACAAAGCGATGGAGGTCTTTAATCAAACGGTTGCGGTGAAGGACATCCAAAAACTCAATGATTTCATTCGCAACCATATGCTAGAAGCACACGACTGGGGCGACAAAGTCGACAGGCTTCTGGGACATTTCACGCAGTTAAGCGAGGCTCACGACAGCCTAGTACGAGTTCGACAACAGCGTGATCTGCTCGAACCAGTTGCGATCGCCGGCAAAGAATATCGAGAGATTGAACGTAGCCTCAAGGAAGCAGAAACGTTGCTTAACGCCTCACCGGTGTACTTCTCGCAACGAACAGTCGACCTGTTCGTCCCTGCCATCGAAGAAAGAGAGCAAGAGATCGCGAGTATTTGTAAATCGCGTGAAAGGCTTGAGGCCGAAATTGTAACCCTCCGAGAGAATTGCCGAACGATACAGAATCAAATCGATAAAGTCGGTGGGGACCGACTAAGGCTGATCCCCGGACTGATCGACGTGGCACGAACAAAGAGCAGCCATAAGCGAAGTGTCTATAGCGAATTTCAAATTGCCTTGACCACTCTTTCACTGGAAAGGAATGTCGAGAGCATCTCAGCCTTTGAAAGTATGCAAGCCAAATTGCCCAGCCTCCAAGCTGAACTTGAGTCTCAGCTAAACGATACCACCGAGCATCAAAACAATACTCTCCTTCAACGTGGCGACGTGCGAAAGCAATTGGCGGAGTTTCGTGATGAATTAGCCGGATTGGAACTTCGGAAAGAAAATATTCCGGAATGGTGCGTGCGCCTGCGCCGACTTCTTTGTGACGAACTGGGAGTGGCCATTCGTGACTTGCCATTTGCTGCTGAGCTGATGCAGGTGCGAGACGATGAAAACATGTGGGAATCGTCAATAGAAAAAGTTTTGCGGGGATTGGCACTGAGTCTCTTAGTCCCAGATCGGTTTTACGGCCTGGTCTCTACTCACGTGGAACGAACTCGCTTGGCCATTGATGGCCGTGGGCAGCGTTTGGTTTACTTGCGTGTGGCTGAACAATCAACAAATCATTCTGCGAGGCCTCTGGATGAACAATCACTCATTCGAAAACTGAATCTTCGCGATGGGCACTCATTGTTACCGTGGCTCACTGCTGAATTGCGAGATCGCTTTGATTATCGCTGTTGCGATACCGTCGAAGAGTTTCAGTCGTGTCGCGGATTAGCATTGACCCTGAATCGCCATGTGAAATCAGGCCGCCAACGTCACGAAAAGGATGATCGCGATCAAGCGATTAATCCGCGCAACTTCGTCCTGGGTTGGGACAATCGTGAGAAAAAACGCCGTCTTTCGGTAGAAGTCAGTCGGCTGGCGGCGATTGAAAAACAACTCTCGACCCAAATCGAATTGCTTTCGGAAGAGTTATCAGTACTTCGCCAGAGTATCAACGCTATCGTTGATATTCAAAAGGTAAAGAACTTTGACGACATTGACTTTACAAGACATGAAGAGGAGATCAAGAACCTTGAAAGGGAACGAGAAGTCATCGAGAGCCAGTCAGACGAATTGATGACATTCAAGAGCCGGCTTATCGAGTCGCAGGATTCTCTCAAGAAGATCGAGGAAAGCCGAGACCGATTGATTGGCGACGAACGGGAACTGAAGAGCCACAACTCTCAAGCGAGGCAAATCCTCTCAAATGCCAGAAAGCATTTGGAGCAATGCCAAGACGATAATGCTCTCGAACGATTACTCCCCATCTTTGTCGACCTGGATTTACACTTCACCAATTCGCCGCTTACGTCCGAAACGATATTCGAAAACAAACAACGCTGGCAAGATCTTCAGAATCAAAAGATATCTCAACTAAGAGATGACATAGAGCCCAAACGCAATCGCCTCACGGATGCAATGGCAAAGTTTTTAAGATCCTGCCCCGAAGAGTCTAATGATTTAAGAACCTCCACAGACTACCTCGACGCATTCCTAGAACTACGACAGCATATCTTGGATGAGGATCTACCCCGGCACGAGCAGCGATTCAAAGAAAGGCTTAATCAAAAGGTTATTGAAGAGATTGGACTCTTCCGAAACGCTTTGGAACAAGAGCGGCGTGGTATTGAAAGCAAGATCGAGATACTGAACGTTTCCCTAAAGAAGCTAGAGTATCGACCTGGAACTCACATCGAGCTTCAGCCGCGGCCAATTCGCGATTCCGATATTACCGCCTTCCAAATGCAACTTCGCGAATGCATCGAAGGGAGCTTTGAAGATACGGTTGAGGCTAACGAAGCACGCTTCCTCCGAATCAAGGATCTAATTGTCGATCTTCGCAATGACGACAAACGACGATGGCGAGAAAAGGTCACTGACGTTCGCCGATGGTTTGACTTCGTGGCTGCGGTCATTGATCGTAGTACTTTAGAGACTGTATCGGTCTATCAGGACAGCAGCGGTCAATCTGGTGGAGAAAAAGCCAAGCTTGCCTTTACGATTCTAGTTGCGGCAATCGCTTATCAATACGATCTTGAACCAGAACATCCCGTCAGCGATCGATTTCAGTTTGTCGTTGTCGATGAAATGTTCTCGAAAGTCGACGATCAACACGCTGAATATGCACTTGAGCTATTCCAACAATTTGGGCTACAGCTATTGATCGTCGCCCCGCTGGATGCCAAAGCACGAGTAACCCAGTCGTATGTCGGCTGTTATCTACACGTCGTTAAGAAAGACAATCGTTCATCAATATACGAAATGACCGCCACAGAGTTCGATGAGATTGCCGAGGCTGATTCCAGGGCTGGGGAAACTTACACATGA
- a CDS encoding DUF4194 domain-containing protein yields the protein MRSEYPEYRDWSVPTVRLLQGVIEQEDGRSWDVLMSNVSQIEQFVARLGLQLVIDESEGLAYLRQFREEDQPDGYEAIPKLFRSSRLSFGQSVLAVLLREALRQFEEEETHDAKCVAEEEILFESWKSFFPGQSDEVKLQKDLHVTLKKLEELGFVRRFGQDSSSWEVRRILKARLTAEILEHLHDQLTQAVKRKQASEFSAVDVD from the coding sequence ATGCGAAGTGAATATCCAGAATATCGAGATTGGAGCGTTCCTACCGTTCGATTATTGCAAGGAGTCATTGAACAGGAAGATGGGCGATCATGGGACGTGCTGATGTCGAACGTGTCGCAAATCGAACAGTTTGTGGCCCGCCTTGGCCTGCAGCTCGTAATTGACGAATCAGAAGGACTTGCCTATCTACGGCAATTTAGAGAGGAAGACCAGCCTGACGGTTACGAGGCCATACCGAAGCTGTTTCGATCGTCGCGACTTAGTTTTGGACAATCGGTCTTGGCGGTTCTTTTGCGAGAGGCTTTGCGACAGTTCGAAGAAGAAGAGACGCACGATGCGAAATGCGTTGCTGAAGAGGAGATACTATTCGAATCCTGGAAGTCGTTCTTTCCTGGTCAGTCGGACGAAGTCAAACTTCAGAAGGATCTACATGTCACTCTAAAGAAGTTGGAAGAGCTAGGCTTTGTTCGTAGATTTGGGCAAGATTCCTCTAGTTGGGAAGTGAGGCGAATCCTCAAGGCGCGTCTTACGGCAGAGATCTTAGAGCACCTTCACGACCAATTGACCCAAGCTGTCAAACGTAAGCAGGCCTCTGAATTTTCTGCTGTTGACGTGGACTAG
- a CDS encoding DUF3375 domain-containing protein, with the protein MRLGKLLVYLETSPAVGLLRARNSPFVIDFLDQQFKQAGQIAILQSDLVAALALYLEELQETHPGKMVAKADVYLAEWCDPEKRWLQRYLETGRDEPVYQLTTHTEEVFVFLDRVLDKDLGFIGTESRLKLVIETLSDLVVGSSDDPEKRLVYLRSERDRLQAEIEQIENDGQISKYQPAQIRERFATAVTLLRQLQGDFRAVEDSFREITAQVQKREQGGLEKRGTILEFALDAEDLLKKEDQGVSFYEFVKLILSPSQTERLERVILEIRQIPELFALREGLETVRNMITLLQNEAEKVMRTNQRLSATLRRLLDARAYAERQRVARLLQEIQSLALTYSGNTRDDEPGIELDQAIAIESPFRRSFWVEPPQFETVDLTDFDPNSDERNRAFQEFAALKHLDWKRMRHCIRRMLNLEDSPTLGQLIEMHPVTSGVIEVIGYIQIANEDRHLINSTEREIISIPATIAHERSCEVTVPRVTFLPPKRKPNAK; encoded by the coding sequence ATGCGATTGGGGAAGCTGCTAGTCTACCTTGAGACTTCTCCTGCCGTGGGGCTGCTACGAGCGAGAAACTCACCCTTTGTAATCGACTTTCTGGACCAGCAGTTCAAACAGGCTGGTCAGATTGCCATTCTACAATCAGATCTGGTCGCGGCTTTAGCCCTATACCTGGAAGAGCTCCAGGAAACACATCCCGGAAAAATGGTGGCCAAAGCGGATGTTTATCTGGCTGAATGGTGCGACCCGGAGAAACGCTGGTTGCAACGCTATCTGGAAACGGGACGAGACGAACCAGTCTATCAACTGACTACACACACAGAAGAAGTATTTGTCTTCTTGGACCGCGTTCTTGACAAGGATCTCGGGTTTATTGGTACGGAATCGCGTCTGAAGCTAGTAATCGAGACACTCTCAGACTTGGTAGTTGGCTCATCCGATGACCCTGAAAAGCGACTCGTTTATCTGCGTTCCGAACGTGATCGATTACAGGCCGAAATAGAACAAATCGAGAACGATGGGCAGATTTCCAAGTATCAACCTGCTCAAATTCGCGAACGATTTGCAACTGCGGTAACACTCTTGAGACAATTACAAGGTGATTTCAGGGCCGTAGAGGACTCGTTTCGAGAAATCACGGCCCAGGTGCAGAAGAGAGAACAGGGGGGACTCGAGAAACGAGGAACAATTCTAGAGTTTGCATTAGATGCCGAAGATCTACTTAAGAAAGAGGACCAGGGTGTCAGCTTCTATGAATTTGTCAAACTGATCCTCTCTCCAAGCCAGACCGAGCGACTAGAAAGGGTCATCCTAGAAATACGTCAAATTCCTGAACTATTCGCACTCCGGGAAGGGCTGGAGACGGTTCGCAATATGATTACCCTTCTGCAGAACGAGGCCGAAAAGGTTATGCGCACCAACCAACGCCTTTCGGCCACACTCCGCCGTCTTCTCGATGCAAGAGCATATGCAGAACGTCAGCGAGTCGCTCGGCTTCTCCAGGAAATCCAAAGTCTAGCATTGACCTACAGCGGCAATACTCGAGATGACGAACCTGGAATTGAACTAGATCAGGCGATAGCGATCGAATCCCCATTCAGAAGATCGTTTTGGGTCGAGCCTCCCCAGTTTGAAACGGTAGATTTAACCGACTTTGATCCAAACTCCGACGAGCGAAATAGAGCCTTTCAAGAGTTCGCCGCCCTAAAACATCTTGACTGGAAGCGTATGCGTCATTGCATTCGCCGCATGCTTAATCTCGAAGACTCACCAACCCTCGGCCAGCTTATTGAAATGCACCCAGTAACTTCCGGTGTTATCGAGGTAATTGGTTACATTCAAATTGCCAACGAAGACAGACATTTGATCAATTCAACAGAACGCGAAATTATCTCTATTCCGGCGACAATCGCGCACGAGCGCTCTTGTGAAGTTACCGTGCCTCGAGTCACCTTCTTGCCCCCCAAGAGAAAGCCCAATGCGAAGTGA